The DNA sequence GGGAAATAACTAATATCAACGCCTTTCAAATTTGTTGGGATTATCTTTAAAGCAGGTTATAATAACCCCACAAAAAACATTGAATAGAGGTTGTTATGTCTCAAGATAAAAACGCAGATGACATATGCGAAGCATGTGGTTCATTTGTTGAATTAGGCAGTGTGATTAGCGACGATGATACGGTATTAGTGTTGCCATTTACCGGAAAAGAGAGTGTTGCGGTTACAGCACTGGCAATAAAATATATTGATGCGGCAAAAACACGTTTCGATAGTGTTGTTGTGACCGAGCAGGAAATAACCGCTGATGATCTGGTTACCTTAGAGGTTACGTTTAATTTTGATTGTACAGCTGAAAAACTTATTTTTGAAATGGGTTTAAGCGCCATTTAATCAACTGTGGTTAGATCAATTTTATATTATTAAAAGCCAATTAGTGTGGTTTTTTTTGTATTTGTGCTTTGACATTAAAAGAGATTAATTGCCGCACAATGTAAATTTTTTTTCTTCTTTTGGTGCTTAATCGTTATACTACTCAGATTATTACTAATATTGCCTTTTGGAGAGTACTTTGCTGATCGATGATTTACCCGTTGACCGCCGTTTAATCATTTCGTTATCCCACCTTGGATTTACTGAAACCACAGAAATTCAAGCTAAAGCCGTTCCCATTGCCGTTGCTGGGAAAGATTTACTGGCATCATCAAAAACCGGGTCGGGTAAAACATTAGCATATTTGCTACCTGCTATGCAGCGCGTTTTAAAAACACGGGCATTAACCAAACGTGATCCGCGTGTTTTAATATTAACGCCAACACGTGAGCTTGCAAAACAGGTTTATGCACAATTGCGTTTATTAGTGTCAAATACCAGTTTGAAATCAACCCTAGTATCAGGGGGAGAAAACTTTAATGATCAAGTTAAAGCGCTGGATAAAGACCCGCATTTTGTTGTTGGAACACCAGGACGAATTGTTGATCATTTAAAAAAAGGGTTGTTACATTTAGAAGGCTTAGAGTTATTAATTTTAGATGAAGCAGATCGTATGTTGGATTTAGGCTTTGCAGAGCAATTAAAGGCGGTTAACTCGGCAGCGAACCATCGTTTGCGCCAAACATTGTTATTTTCAGCCACCTTAGGGCATGCCGAAGTTAATGAATTTGCCAGTGAATTATTAAAAGCACCCGTACGTATTGCTATTGGTGAAGAAAATCAGCAGCACAGTGAAATTTCACAGCGTTTTTATCTGGCAGATAACTTAAATCAAAAAGAAAAATTACTTTTCCATTTTATAAAAAATGAAGAAATTAAGCAGGCTATTATCTTCACCGCAACGCGTCTGGATGCACAGCGTCTAAGTGCTGCTTTAAGTGAAAAAGGCTATGGTACTTTGGCCCTGCATGGCGATTTAACGCAGAATAACCGTAACAGCATTATGGACAGTTTTTCCCGTGGTAAAGCCCAGCTATTAGTGACAACGGATATCGCCTCCCGCGGATTAGATTTACTCAATGTCAGTCATGTGATTAATTTTGATATCCCTAAACATACGGAAGAGTATATTCATCGGATAGGCCGGACAGGTCGCGCAGGTGAGAAGGGGGATGCGATTTCAATTATTGGCCCTAAAGACTGGGTAAACTTTAAAAAAGTCGAAGAGTTTGTGCAGCGACAGTTAACTTTTAACCGTGTTGATGGCATTAAACCTCAATTTAAAGGTATTGTTGAAAAAGTAGTTAAGGCACCAGAAACTAAAGTTGTCAGTCATAAAGCTGAAAAGAAACAGAGCAGTAAAACGCGTAAACCTAAAGCTGCCCCCAACAAAATTTTCCATGAAGCGGAAGAGGCTGGTTTTACACCGATGCGCCGTAAGAAAAAGATTGAAGAATAGAAACAAAGAGTAGTTCGCTATGCTTAATCACTAAAGGAATTAAACTGGGGTAATAACATTGCCGCAGTATTCAGTGGTTTCTTGAACGACCAAAAAGTCAGCGAATAAGCTGACTTTTTACTTTTTAGAAAATAGTTTTTTGCTCCCCCTTAATTAAAACCTCTTGGCATTTCATCACCTCTATTCGACTTGTTCTATAATATTGATTTTTGTTAACTTAAGTATTCGCTTAGTCGCTTGGTCATTCTAGCCATAGCAATAAAGTAGACAAAGCGCCATAGAAAAAGGACTACTTTGACTCTAGCTTAGTGGTCAGAATTACTTATCCAGTACACCTCGGTGTAAGAAGTTCGATGTTCATCGTTAAAATAGCCGTCATCGCCAAATTTCTTGTCTACAAACTTTTGCAATGCGACTTACGAGCTCTATTATCGCTGAATTTTCTACAAAAAATTTTGTCATATTTATATTTAGCCTTAGTTTTATTTAAAAAAAGTAATATATTCATTTAGCATTCGCAAGTGCAGGTCTAATTTATTTTTCATAAATAAAGGGTTCAATGTACAGTTTGTTGTTTGGCGCTTTATCTGAGTTTGGGGCTAGCAGTGAGATTGTCTGGCTACAAAATCCAGAGGCGGTCGAGTCATTTGACCTTGCCGAAATTCATTCAAAACACCATTAACAAAATTGGAGCATACCGGCGCTGCCAAAAAGAAAATATCTAAGATTAAGCTGGTATAGCGTCACAAGGCTTCCGTAAAGTTTGATGAGCAAGCAATTAAGGATCGTTATGGCAAACAAGTGGTTATTGAGTCTATCAAAGACAGTGAAGGCTATTATTCTATGAGTGGTATCACCACTTTCTGTAAGAAATGCGCTTACTTGATGGATGTTAAGGGACTGTTGCTATGCGGCAATTGCAACGATTACATGCCGAGTTGGCATGTTTGTGAAAGTTAACCAAGTTTCATCAATTATTTAATTCATGCGCCACATGATTAAGCGCCACAAGTTGGAAATGAGTTGTATAATACTCAAAATATAGCTAGCGCACGAGTTATTGAGTACTATAAAGGTCAATAGAAAGCAATTATAGTAATTATTGAGTATTATCAGACGCATTTATGGTCAACGCAATAATCTTCTAATGAACCAAATTAACTTCAAACACAAACAACTAAATGAGTCGTATTATACTCAATAATTGAAATTAACAATAGTTATTGAGTACTAAAAAGCACTTTATTTGACAATTCGCATTTTTTGAGTACTATAATTTTCATTAAATATAGAAAAGAGTGTTCAATGGAAGCGATTAATCTTGGAAATTTAAATGATCTTACTGTACAAGCTTTCATTGATAATTCATGGAAGGATATTGCGAAGATTACATTCCCAAAGAATGCTGACTACACGTATGATGTTAGCGAGGTTGATTATGACTCGGACTATGCCATTCATAACCTTTATGCCGATGATCACCATGCAGTCTCTATAAATCACCCTGTTGAATTATTTTTTGATGACAATGGACAACAAGGTTGGTTGAAGTTCATTGACGACATCATACCTAGTGGCTCAAGCCGTAAGTACTGGCTAACGCAAATAGATACAGAGGGGATGTCAGCCAATCAACAAAAGTTCGTGTTACTAGCATATGGTACCATTGCTCCCATTGGGAATTTGCGCATCAAAGAATCTATCGAAGCGGTTAATAAAGTCCCTACGCAATACTTTGAAGTTTCAGACGTAGCAGGTAGAGCGGCAGACTTTTTGAGTTACGCACAAACTCGGGGTGCAGCAGTTGGTGGAGCTACTGGAGCCGGTGGAGAAGCCCCAAAACTACTACTAAGACGCAGCAAAGACGATGTTGTGTGGATAGATACCTATCAAGACAATACCAATATCGATGATATGTATTACCTCGTTAAATTCCCAAGAGGGATCAGAAGTGGAGTTAATGATGCGGTGTTAGTTGCCGAGTACCACTATTACCATGAGTTAACAGATATGGGTTTTAATACTATACCCGTAGCAGACATGAAACTAGAAAAAGGTGAAAACTATCATTCACTTTGGCTGCCAAGGTTCGATATAGAGACTCAAGCAGATGGGACGACCAAACGTTATGGGATGGAGTCTGTGTACTCAATGCTAAAAAAACCGCCAGCTACTATTTTAGATCATGGCGAGACAATACGTGATTTGATTGTTTTGATCACTGAAAGTAACACTGTCAAGGAGAAGAACCTACATTTTGATGTAGAGGCATTTATCATTGAATGGGTTCGCCGTGACTTATTAAATATTGCGTTTGGCAATAGCGATAACCACGGACGAAATACTTCATTCTATAAAGATGAGAAGGGAATAAGGTTAACACCCATTTATGACTTTGCTCCTATGAAAGCTGATCCAGAAGGTATACCAAGAACAACGAAATGGGCTGCACCAGCTTTAGAGCTTGGTGGAAAATTTAATTTTGTCGAGATTGCATACTCCTTAAGTGATTTAATTGACCCAGAACTATTGATAAATGAACTAAGGACAACAGCACATCAACTAGTAGGCTTAAAGCAGAGGCTAATAGGTCGTGGTGTTCCTGATCAAATAGTTAATATGCCAATATTTGGGTTTGATTTTCTAGATGAAAAATTGGAACTATGGGGATTATTATGAAAAAGAAAAGCTTAATGAATACAGTCAATTTCTTAAAAAAACATAATTCTGATAGAAATATGAAATTTAACAGCGAGGGTGAACGTATCGGGACTAGAAACGATAATGCGCAGGGCCAAATTGTAACTAATCGAGTTGATAGCCGCCTTGTCCATATGACAGTTGAAGATACTGGAGAGCCTGTTGTTGTTCAGAGAGATCCACTCACTCGCTGGGAGGATACTCAAACTAGGCAACGTTCGTCTACGAACACGGCTATTAAGGATGCTAAGTTACGTAAGGCAGTTATTAATAGTGTTGTTACTAAATTACTATTTTCTGACATTACACAAGGAGATGCCTTAATTCAGTTACGCATACAGGTACTAGGTTTTAACCAAGAAAAATATGCGAAATTAGTTAATGTTTCTCGTAAAAAAATTTCTGATATAGAAAATAACAGGAGCAACCCAAGCGTTGAAGTTTTGAATAAAGTTTTTAAGCCTTTTGGTTTAAATGTAGGTTTGATCCCAATCTCACCCACTGTATTGAAAAATCTTCTAGATAATGGCACCAACTAACCACCTAGGCCACTAACTACATGGCTTAACTTTCTAATTCATTAAGAATGAGATGATTTGGGTTTTGGCTTAAACCGCTGTGCGTTCTTATCAAAGGTACGCTTAACAAAGCCACTTTTCTGACAACCACCGATATGTTGTGGTTAATTAATATTGGCCACAATTTTATAAGTTGCTAAGGTGCTTTGAAGGCGTAAGAACCTTAGAAATTTTGTACTATTAATTTGTTGAATTACCTCATTTACGTGCGCTTTCTCCCACAAGAAAAATCAAAGTTCCTTGCCTGTAAAGTCGATTTTAATATTCATGTACTGCTTGAACTATTTCGCTAAGGTGCTTTTTCCCCATAACAGCTTATAAATATGTGGCCAACTAAAAGGCAAGACACGAGCCTATTCACATTCTCTATTCACATTCCTAATCATTAAAGAAATTAAACTGGGGCAATAACATTGCCCCAATGTTTAGTGGTTTCTTGAACGACCAAAAAGTCAGCGAATAAGCTGACTTTTTAAAGTCTGAGATATTTGAGCCCTGTCATCTCCTGTTTAAGAACATGCCTAGTTATGAATATAACTGCGTACAACGCTAAATGCCGAATATTTGAACTCACTTGCCTATTTACCGTTAATTGATTTAAAAACCTTCTATTTCATTATTACTTATCTCTTTCGTCTGCTTATGATTTGCATTTGTAGAGATATCTGTAAATGCAAACGGTCATTTCTCCAATATAAAAAATCAATTTACGATCAGAGATACAGGCTATCTGAGCATTTTTTATGTTTGTTGTTCTATAATTTTTATCAGAAAATAAAATTTAATATGTGTCTGCAGATAGGTTCCTTGTCAGAGGTAAACGGAGATTTCACTATGCCGGAAAAGAGCAACAACAGTTTTTTGTCTATAATCGCAACCACGGGCAAAGATCTGGTCGCAATGTTAAGAGATGCGATGCTGCTGTTAATAGTTGTCCTGTTAATCGGGTGGCCAAAAACCGTCAACAACATTCTTGTAGAAGCGGGATTTGAAGAAGGAAGCTTTGCAGGATTGAAATGGAAAGCTAAATTGACCCAATCAGATGAAACCCTTCTAAAAGCCCAAGCGACCATTGCTGATCTAATAGCGCAGAATGAAAAACTGAATAGCGCGCTCTCTGAAGTTAATTCCCGGACAGACAGTGCTGAGGTTAAAGCGAACATAACGAAACTTAATAAACTCAACACCTACTTAGCGGCCAGTTCGGCGAAAGTTCAAGCAGCCGCAGAAACAACTACCTCGGCGAATGCCGCTTTGATTCAGAAAGCACAAAGCGACACAGGAATAGTTGTTACCTGGGGGGTTGTCTATAGCGGTGATCGCACTCTAGAGGCTGCGCAGTATGAGGTTCAAACAATCGCTCCGAAATTAGGATTAACAAACGCAGCAGTCTATTTCCGACAAGATTCTTACCGCAGTGTCGCAACAGTTACCGACAGATTATACGCGGAGCAGCTTCTTAAGAAGGCAAATGAGCGCCGAAAGGACTCGTACATTGTCAATATGTCTCACTGGTGTCCAAACACAGCGGAAAAGGACGGCTATTTTGAGTGCTCAATTCCCTGACAAGTGCTTCTTGCGATAGTAAAAAAAGTCACCCAAGGTTATTGGCGAATATTTAAGCATTAGCATCATATTTAGTTGGCAGTGCCTTTTTTGTGATTTGTGGGCTTTTTGATGGGCAAATTGAGAGTTTGTAGTCAGAAGTCCTGCTAATGACTATTACAAATCGCAACTGGACGTAGTTGAGCGCTAACCACTGGTTTCATTAGGGTTTTATTGGGATATTGTTGGGGCTGGTGGGCTTTGCTGGACTTTCTTAAAAGAGAAAGTGGTGTCCCCTGCGAGATTTGAACTCACGTCTAAGACTTAGGAGGTCCTTGTTCTATCCAGCTGAACTAAGGGGACTAGATGTTCACTTTATACCTATCTGACTACGGGAAATTGCTTAAAGGAACAATCAATTATAACGCATTAGATTTCTTCTTTATTCACCGCTCACCTTTTAATTATCAGGCGACATTAGAAGAGCTGTAAACTAATTGAATTATATACAATAATTAGGATAAAAAAAATCCCTAATAACAGATCATTGTAGTAAAGTCGGGTATTAGTGAAGATTGTTAACGGGAAACTGTCATTATTAAATATTCTTGGTCTCTCCCATTGAAATAAAAACAGACATTTCCTCCGATAGCTCAAAATTCAGTCATCTGCTTAAAAATCGAAAATAATGAAGGATAGTTTATGTTTTTAGAGTCACTTATGTTTTCTTTTTCAGTGACCGGGCCAATCTGTCTGTTACTTTTTCTGGGTTGGTTTCTCAGGCGAATAGATTTTATTAATGAACAATTCATTTTGATCGGATCAAAATTGGTTTTTACCGTCACTTTACCAACCCTTCTTTTTCT is a window from the Psychromonas ingrahamii 37 genome containing:
- a CDS encoding helix-turn-helix transcriptional regulator — translated: MKKKSLMNTVNFLKKHNSDRNMKFNSEGERIGTRNDNAQGQIVTNRVDSRLVHMTVEDTGEPVVVQRDPLTRWEDTQTRQRSSTNTAIKDAKLRKAVINSVVTKLLFSDITQGDALIQLRIQVLGFNQEKYAKLVNVSRKKISDIENNRSNPSVEVLNKVFKPFGLNVGLIPISPTVLKNLLDNGTN
- a CDS encoding DEAD/DEAH box helicase yields the protein MLIDDLPVDRRLIISLSHLGFTETTEIQAKAVPIAVAGKDLLASSKTGSGKTLAYLLPAMQRVLKTRALTKRDPRVLILTPTRELAKQVYAQLRLLVSNTSLKSTLVSGGENFNDQVKALDKDPHFVVGTPGRIVDHLKKGLLHLEGLELLILDEADRMLDLGFAEQLKAVNSAANHRLRQTLLFSATLGHAEVNEFASELLKAPVRIAIGEENQQHSEISQRFYLADNLNQKEKLLFHFIKNEEIKQAIIFTATRLDAQRLSAALSEKGYGTLALHGDLTQNNRNSIMDSFSRGKAQLLVTTDIASRGLDLLNVSHVINFDIPKHTEEYIHRIGRTGRAGEKGDAISIIGPKDWVNFKKVEEFVQRQLTFNRVDGIKPQFKGIVEKVVKAPETKVVSHKAEKKQSSKTRKPKAAPNKIFHEAEEAGFTPMRRKKKIEE
- a CDS encoding DUF406 family protein gives rise to the protein MSQDKNADDICEACGSFVELGSVISDDDTVLVLPFTGKESVAVTALAIKYIDAAKTRFDSVVVTEQEITADDLVTLEVTFNFDCTAEKLIFEMGLSAI
- a CDS encoding type II toxin-antitoxin system HipA family toxin is translated as MEAINLGNLNDLTVQAFIDNSWKDIAKITFPKNADYTYDVSEVDYDSDYAIHNLYADDHHAVSINHPVELFFDDNGQQGWLKFIDDIIPSGSSRKYWLTQIDTEGMSANQQKFVLLAYGTIAPIGNLRIKESIEAVNKVPTQYFEVSDVAGRAADFLSYAQTRGAAVGGATGAGGEAPKLLLRRSKDDVVWIDTYQDNTNIDDMYYLVKFPRGIRSGVNDAVLVAEYHYYHELTDMGFNTIPVADMKLEKGENYHSLWLPRFDIETQADGTTKRYGMESVYSMLKKPPATILDHGETIRDLIVLITESNTVKEKNLHFDVEAFIIEWVRRDLLNIAFGNSDNHGRNTSFYKDEKGIRLTPIYDFAPMKADPEGIPRTTKWAAPALELGGKFNFVEIAYSLSDLIDPELLINELRTTAHQLVGLKQRLIGRGVPDQIVNMPIFGFDFLDEKLELWGLL